A DNA window from Vibrio cidicii contains the following coding sequences:
- the ilvE gene encoding branched-chain-amino-acid transaminase yields MATKTADYIWFNGKMVPWAEANVHVLTHAMHYGTSVFEGVRCYNTPKGPIVFRHQEHAQRLKDSAKIYRFPIPFSVEEIMEATRETLRQNKLDNAYIRPLAFVGNVGLGVCPPTDTEMDLIIAAFPWGSYLGEEALENGVDAMVSSWNRAAPNTIPTAAKAGGNYLSSLLVGGEARRHGYAEGIALSVDGYLSEGAGENIFVIKNGVITTPPATAAILPGITRDSIMTLAREMGYEVREANIAREALYLADEVFMTGTAAEVVPVRSVDQIQVGAGKRGPITKAVQEAYFGLFNGTTEDKWGWLDYVYPETK; encoded by the coding sequence ATGGCAACGAAAACAGCAGATTATATCTGGTTTAATGGCAAGATGGTTCCCTGGGCAGAAGCGAATGTCCACGTTCTGACTCACGCCATGCACTACGGCACCTCGGTATTTGAAGGGGTTCGCTGTTACAACACGCCAAAAGGCCCGATTGTCTTCCGTCACCAAGAACATGCACAGCGCCTGAAAGATTCAGCCAAGATTTATCGCTTCCCAATCCCCTTTTCGGTGGAAGAGATCATGGAAGCGACTCGCGAAACTCTGCGTCAAAACAAGCTGGATAATGCCTATATTCGTCCACTGGCGTTTGTTGGCAACGTTGGCTTGGGCGTTTGTCCTCCAACCGATACCGAAATGGATCTGATCATTGCCGCCTTCCCTTGGGGCTCTTACTTAGGGGAAGAAGCGTTGGAAAATGGCGTTGATGCCATGGTATCAAGCTGGAACCGCGCCGCGCCAAACACCATTCCGACCGCCGCTAAAGCGGGCGGTAACTACCTCTCTTCTCTACTGGTTGGTGGTGAAGCACGTCGTCATGGCTATGCCGAAGGGATTGCATTAAGTGTTGATGGTTACCTTTCAGAAGGCGCCGGTGAAAACATTTTCGTCATCAAAAATGGCGTCATCACAACACCACCTGCAACGGCCGCGATTCTACCCGGCATCACCCGCGATTCCATCATGACGCTCGCGCGTGAGATGGGTTATGAAGTGCGTGAAGCCAACATCGCCCGTGAAGCGCTCTACCTCGCTGACGAAGTGTTTATGACGGGCACCGCCGCCGAAGTGGTTCCGGTGCGTAGCGTCGATCAAATACAAGTGGGCGCAGGCAAACGCGGCCCAATCACCAAAGCGGTTCAAGAAGCCTACTTTGGCTTATTCAATGGCACCACAGAAGATAAGTGGGGCTGGTTAGATTACGTGTACCCAGAGACGAAGTAG
- the ilvM gene encoding acetolactate synthase 2 small subunit yields MERYLLDIKADDKPVLLERVLRVIRHRGFVIKQVAATQNHESKVASVEIIVDSDRPISFLINQIEKLWDIRSVEVMKIRNDELPNNNLQQHVSA; encoded by the coding sequence ATGGAACGTTATTTATTAGACATCAAAGCCGATGACAAACCCGTGCTGTTAGAGCGAGTTCTCCGTGTAATTCGCCACCGCGGCTTTGTCATCAAACAAGTCGCTGCGACACAAAACCATGAGAGCAAGGTCGCCAGTGTCGAAATCATCGTAGATAGCGATCGCCCTATCTCATTTCTCATCAATCAAATTGAAAAATTGTGGGATATTCGTAGTGTTGAGGTGATGAAGATTCGTAACGACGAACTCCCTAACAACAATCTACAACAACACGTAAGTGCATAA
- a CDS encoding YifB family Mg chelatase-like AAA ATPase, translating to MGLAIIHSRASVGVEAPLVSVEVHISNGLPGFTLVGLPETTVKESKDRVRSAIVNSNFQFPAKRITVNLAPADLPKEGGRFDLPIALGILAASDQIPMQHIALHEFIGELALSGELRCVKGVLPAALAANLAERQLVVPHANGDQVALVNKERHRSAQSLLEVCAHLCGQQSLILYQTPKQPTRQSHERDLQDIIGQQQGKRALEIAAAGNHNLLFLGPPGTGKTMLASRLRDLLPEMSTEEAMETASVASLMQSDITEHNWKQRPFRAPHHSSSMAALVGGGSIPRPGEISLAHNGLLFLDEMPEFERKVLDSLREPLESGEIIISRAQGKTRFPARFQLVGALNPSPTGYYEGNQARANPQAILRYLSRLSGPLLDRFDMSLEIPALPKGMLAEGGDRGEPSALVKQRVNLARERMQQRSGKVNALLGSREIETYCPLAKEDAQFLETALHRLGLSIRAYHRIIKVARTIADLQGAEQITRPHLAEALGYRAMDRLLRQLTAQAV from the coding sequence ATGGGACTGGCCATCATTCATAGCCGTGCAAGTGTTGGGGTCGAAGCGCCATTGGTGAGTGTGGAAGTCCATATCAGTAACGGTCTGCCCGGATTTACTTTGGTGGGTTTACCGGAAACCACCGTTAAAGAGTCGAAAGATCGCGTGCGCAGCGCGATAGTCAACAGCAATTTTCAGTTTCCCGCGAAACGGATCACGGTCAACTTAGCGCCAGCCGATTTGCCCAAAGAAGGCGGGCGTTTCGACTTACCGATTGCGCTGGGGATCTTGGCGGCCTCGGATCAAATTCCTATGCAGCATATCGCATTACATGAATTTATTGGTGAGCTGGCGTTAAGTGGAGAACTGCGCTGCGTCAAGGGGGTATTGCCTGCGGCATTGGCGGCCAATCTGGCCGAACGTCAGTTGGTGGTTCCGCATGCTAATGGCGATCAAGTGGCGCTGGTCAATAAGGAGCGGCACCGCTCAGCGCAATCGCTGTTGGAAGTGTGCGCACACCTGTGTGGTCAGCAAAGCTTGATTTTGTATCAAACACCCAAGCAGCCAACTCGTCAAAGCCATGAACGGGATTTGCAAGATATTATCGGCCAGCAGCAGGGTAAACGTGCTTTAGAGATTGCGGCGGCGGGCAACCACAACTTACTGTTCCTTGGCCCGCCAGGCACAGGGAAAACCATGCTCGCGTCACGTTTGCGTGATTTACTGCCGGAAATGAGTACGGAGGAGGCGATGGAAACCGCCTCGGTGGCCTCTCTGATGCAAAGTGACATCACCGAGCACAACTGGAAACAGCGGCCGTTTCGTGCGCCGCACCACTCCAGTTCAATGGCGGCGTTGGTCGGTGGTGGATCTATTCCTCGGCCGGGCGAAATTTCCCTTGCGCACAATGGCTTGCTCTTTCTCGATGAAATGCCTGAGTTTGAACGCAAGGTGCTTGATTCGCTGCGAGAGCCGTTAGAATCGGGTGAAATTATTATCTCTCGGGCGCAAGGCAAAACCCGCTTTCCGGCGCGCTTTCAGTTGGTCGGCGCGCTTAACCCTAGCCCAACTGGCTATTACGAAGGGAACCAAGCACGTGCTAATCCACAGGCCATTCTGCGTTATCTGAGCCGTTTGTCAGGGCCGCTGCTTGATCGCTTCGATATGTCGCTAGAAATCCCCGCCCTTCCCAAAGGGATGTTGGCGGAGGGCGGGGATCGCGGGGAGCCTTCTGCGTTGGTCAAACAGCGGGTCAACTTGGCCAGAGAGCGCATGCAGCAGCGCAGTGGCAAAGTGAACGCACTGTTAGGCAGTCGAGAAATTGAGACCTACTGTCCGCTAGCCAAGGAAGATGCGCAATTTTTAGAAACCGCGCTGCATCGCCTCGGGCTCTCTATTCGCGCCTATCATCGCATTATCAAAGTGGCGCGCACCATTGCCGATCTGCAAGGCGCTGAGCAGATAACCCGTCCTCATTTGGCCGAAGCGCTGGGCTATCGGGCGATGGATCGGCTGCTCAGGCAGTTGACCGCACAAGCGGTCTAA
- a CDS encoding DUF2860 domain-containing protein, which translates to MQKLILATLIGVVTQSAQAGLADSQGFSGELSLITGYSTSESNFNTEAKASISDYRAPSSSESQALIGTLGSLAYTFGQGLEHQVYLGTSREDVAVGTLALQLGYKHQLPSGIVLDVSLLPTVMSGETWQDPYALNSQRQTTDEDGMAYRFKLENLADGNLSADFAYASRDIEKDSVNDASLRRDGKSYYVKVDYRYMLRPTSFLLPAFTYIQHDADGKAASYDSYAADLSWFNIMDRHRLAFTAGYRLQDYQASSQIFAKTREDQQLSLFLAYEYQSLFMQPQWSFITLAGYNQTSSNIAFYDAQDVLLSVGVNYRF; encoded by the coding sequence ATGCAAAAACTCATTTTGGCAACCCTCATCGGCGTTGTCACTCAGTCAGCACAGGCAGGGCTAGCGGATAGCCAAGGCTTCAGCGGGGAGTTGTCACTCATCACCGGTTACAGCACCAGTGAATCCAACTTCAATACCGAAGCAAAGGCCAGCATCAGCGATTATCGCGCCCCCTCTTCAAGTGAAAGCCAAGCACTGATTGGTACTCTGGGCAGCCTCGCCTACACCTTCGGTCAAGGGTTGGAACATCAAGTCTATCTGGGTACCTCTCGCGAAGATGTTGCGGTCGGCACACTGGCGCTACAACTGGGTTATAAGCACCAACTGCCGTCGGGTATCGTGCTTGATGTTTCACTCCTACCAACCGTGATGTCAGGTGAAACGTGGCAAGATCCTTATGCGCTCAACTCTCAGCGCCAAACTACCGATGAAGATGGCATGGCGTATCGCTTTAAATTGGAAAATCTCGCCGATGGGAACCTCAGCGCCGATTTTGCCTATGCCAGTAGAGACATCGAAAAGGACAGCGTGAACGATGCCAGCTTACGCCGAGATGGCAAGAGCTATTACGTCAAGGTGGATTATCGGTATATGCTGCGCCCAACCAGTTTCTTACTGCCTGCCTTTACCTACATTCAGCACGATGCAGATGGTAAAGCCGCCTCTTATGACTCCTACGCCGCCGATCTAAGCTGGTTTAACATCATGGATCGTCATCGCTTAGCTTTCACCGCAGGTTACCGCTTGCAAGATTACCAAGCCAGCAGCCAGATCTTTGCTAAAACGCGCGAAGATCAGCAATTGAGCCTGTTTTTGGCTTATGAATATCAGAGCCTGTTCATGCAACCTCAATGGTCGTTCATCACGCTCGCAGGCTACAACCAGACCAGCTCGAACATCGCCTTTTACGATGCGCAAGATGTGCTACTTTCTGTCGGGGTCAACTACCGTTTTTAG
- a CDS encoding acyltransferase: MLAYLLLLINVFLVILNSAVCSISICLIALIKVVLPTIRLKSHATAAANRMMWLWATVNTLLLSLSNRVEWDIQGGEGLKKDGWYLLISNHLSWTDIVVLCSVFKDRIPMPKFFLKQQLLYVPFIGMACWALDMPFMRRYSREYLIRHPHKRGQDLQTTRRSCAKFQYAPTTVVNYVEGTRFTEQKKRSSKAGYDYLLQPKSGGIAYTLAAMGEQFDHIIDVTLAYPHNTDKPFRDLLLGRMRKIVVRIRVLPVNEQVMGDYFNDKPYKRQFQQWLGDLWQEKDAVLKEIHRG; encoded by the coding sequence ATGTTGGCATATTTGTTACTTTTGATTAACGTTTTTCTGGTTATTCTCAACTCAGCAGTGTGTTCGATCTCAATCTGCCTGATTGCCCTCATCAAAGTGGTATTACCGACCATACGTTTAAAATCTCATGCTACGGCGGCCGCCAATCGTATGATGTGGTTATGGGCAACGGTTAATACCCTGCTTTTGTCTCTGTCCAACCGGGTCGAGTGGGATATTCAGGGTGGAGAAGGGTTGAAGAAGGATGGCTGGTACCTACTGATCAGTAATCATCTCAGTTGGACCGACATTGTGGTGCTGTGCAGCGTGTTCAAAGATCGTATTCCCATGCCGAAGTTTTTTCTCAAACAGCAGCTGCTGTACGTGCCTTTTATCGGTATGGCTTGTTGGGCTTTGGATATGCCATTTATGCGTCGTTATTCACGTGAGTATTTGATCCGCCATCCACACAAGCGCGGGCAAGATTTACAAACCACTCGCCGCTCTTGTGCCAAGTTTCAATATGCGCCAACCACCGTGGTTAACTATGTCGAAGGAACGCGTTTTACTGAGCAGAAAAAGCGCAGTAGTAAAGCGGGTTACGACTATTTGCTGCAACCAAAATCGGGTGGTATTGCGTACACTTTAGCGGCGATGGGCGAGCAGTTTGACCATATCATTGATGTGACGCTGGCTTATCCGCACAATACCGACAAACCTTTTCGCGATCTGCTGCTTGGGCGAATGCGTAAAATCGTGGTGCGTATCCGTGTCTTACCAGTGAATGAGCAGGTGATGGGCGACTACTTCAACGATAAACCCTACAAGCGTCAGTTTCAGCAGTGGCTCGGCGATCTTTGGCAGGAAAAAGATGCTGTGCTCAAAGAGATTCACCGAGGTTAA
- a CDS encoding thiol:disulfide interchange protein DsbA/DsbL, giving the protein MKKLFAFFSLLMLSLTANAANFKQGEHYKVLDLEASKKPSITEFFSFYCPHCHSFEPIIQQLKNQLPDGVKLQKNHVSFMGGSMGLSMSKAYATMIALKVEDKMVPVMFNRIHNLRKAPKDDAELRQIFLDEGIDAKKFDAAFNGFAVDSMVRRFDKQFQDSGLSGVPAVLVNNKYLVQAQGIKSVDEYIELVNFLLKK; this is encoded by the coding sequence ATGAAAAAGTTGTTCGCATTTTTTTCACTGCTCATGCTCAGCCTGACAGCCAACGCTGCCAATTTTAAACAAGGTGAGCACTACAAAGTGCTGGATCTCGAAGCATCGAAAAAACCCAGTATCACCGAATTCTTTTCTTTCTACTGCCCTCACTGCCATAGTTTTGAGCCAATCATCCAGCAACTGAAAAATCAGTTGCCTGATGGGGTTAAACTGCAAAAAAATCATGTCTCTTTTATGGGCGGTTCGATGGGACTGTCGATGAGTAAAGCCTACGCCACCATGATTGCGCTAAAAGTCGAAGATAAAATGGTTCCAGTGATGTTTAACCGCATTCACAACCTGCGCAAAGCGCCAAAAGATGACGCCGAGCTGCGCCAAATCTTCCTTGATGAAGGTATTGATGCGAAGAAATTTGATGCGGCTTTCAATGGCTTTGCCGTGGATTCTATGGTGCGTCGCTTTGACAAACAGTTCCAGGATAGCGGTTTATCTGGCGTGCCTGCGGTACTGGTGAACAACAAATACCTCGTTCAGGCGCAAGGCATCAAGAGCGTTGATGAGTACATTGAACTGGTCAACTTCCTGCTGAAGAAATAA
- the ccoG gene encoding cytochrome c oxidase accessory protein CcoG translates to MSQDKIDIKDVTPKTFNPKTHKGNGDRFNPSNRIYVRESKGTYQKLRRYGGWFLLVLFAMVPWISYGDRQAILLDFSHQQFNFFGTTLYPQDLTLLALLFMIAAFGLFFITTFLGRVWCGYLCPQTVWTFMYIWFEEKLEGSANKRRKQDAGKLTTDLVLRKTVKHIAWFAIALATGFTFVGYFVPIRDLVVDFFTLNASFGPVFWVMFFAICTYGNAGWMRSIMCIHMCPYARFQSAMFDKDTFIVGYNTKRGEQRGPRSRKADPKLLGLGDCIDCDLCVQVCPTGIDIRDGLQYECINCGACIDACDTTMERMGYEKGLISYTTEHRLSGKHTKVMRPKLIGYGLVLLVMIGLFFAQVASVDPAGLSVIRDRSQLFKVNSSGEVENTYTLKVINKTQQTQEYQLDVKGLSDVSWYGKQTIHVSPGEVLNLPLSLGVNPDKLSSSITTIQFILTDKSNDFSIEVESRFIKKL, encoded by the coding sequence ATGAGTCAGGATAAAATCGATATCAAAGATGTGACTCCCAAAACGTTTAACCCGAAAACTCACAAAGGAAACGGTGATAGATTTAACCCCAGCAACCGGATTTACGTTCGTGAAAGCAAAGGGACTTACCAAAAGCTGCGCCGCTACGGTGGTTGGTTTTTACTTGTCTTATTTGCGATGGTGCCGTGGATCTCGTACGGCGATCGTCAAGCCATCTTACTCGACTTTAGCCACCAGCAATTTAACTTCTTTGGCACCACACTCTACCCGCAAGATCTCACCTTACTGGCACTGCTGTTTATGATCGCCGCATTTGGCCTGTTCTTTATCACCACCTTTCTTGGCCGGGTGTGGTGTGGTTATCTCTGCCCGCAGACCGTATGGACGTTTATGTACATCTGGTTTGAAGAAAAACTCGAAGGCAGCGCCAACAAGCGTCGTAAACAAGATGCCGGCAAGCTAACCACCGATTTAGTACTACGCAAAACCGTCAAACACATCGCGTGGTTTGCTATTGCTCTGGCGACCGGATTTACCTTTGTCGGCTATTTTGTGCCAATTCGTGATCTGGTGGTGGACTTCTTTACTCTCAACGCCAGCTTCGGCCCGGTGTTTTGGGTGATGTTCTTTGCCATCTGTACCTACGGCAATGCAGGTTGGATGCGTTCGATCATGTGTATCCACATGTGCCCATACGCTCGCTTCCAATCGGCGATGTTTGACAAAGATACCTTCATCGTCGGTTATAACACCAAGCGCGGCGAGCAACGCGGGCCTCGTTCGCGCAAAGCCGATCCCAAACTGCTGGGCTTGGGTGATTGTATCGACTGTGACTTGTGCGTGCAGGTCTGCCCTACCGGGATCGATATCCGTGACGGTTTACAATACGAATGCATCAACTGCGGCGCTTGTATCGACGCTTGCGACACCACCATGGAGCGGATGGGCTACGAAAAAGGGCTGATCAGCTACACCACCGAACATCGTCTTTCTGGCAAACATACCAAAGTGATGCGCCCAAAACTGATTGGTTATGGTCTGGTGCTGTTAGTTATGATCGGGCTTTTCTTCGCTCAAGTCGCCTCGGTGGATCCGGCCGGGTTAAGTGTCATTCGTGACCGCAGTCAGCTGTTTAAAGTCAATAGCTCCGGCGAAGTGGAAAACACATACACGCTGAAAGTGATCAACAAGACGCAGCAAACTCAAGAATATCAACTGGATGTGAAAGGCTTGTCGGATGTGAGTTGGTATGGCAAACAAACCATTCACGTCAGCCCCGGTGAGGTTTTGAATCTGCCGTTAAGCTTAGGGGTTAATCCCGACAAGCTGAGCTCTTCAATTACGACAATTCAGTTTATACTGACCGATAAGAGCAACGACTTCAGCATTGAAGTAGAAAGTCGTTTCATTAAGAAACTGTAA
- a CDS encoding YihD family protein codes for MKCHRIEELLELLEPEWQKEQEMNLLQFIVKLAGEAGFKGPLETLSDDVLIYHLKMRNSAKDEMIPGLKKDQEDDFKTAILRARGIIE; via the coding sequence ATGAAGTGTCATCGCATTGAAGAGTTGCTTGAACTGCTCGAACCCGAGTGGCAAAAAGAGCAAGAGATGAACCTGTTGCAATTTATCGTCAAGCTCGCTGGCGAAGCAGGATTTAAAGGCCCGTTGGAAACACTTTCTGACGATGTGCTGATTTATCACCTCAAAATGCGCAACAGTGCCAAAGATGAGATGATTCCTGGGCTGAAAAAAGACCAAGAAGATGACTTCAAAACCGCCATTCTACGAGCTCGTGGCATCATCGAATAA
- a CDS encoding sporulation protein, with protein sequence MSFFKKTLASFGIGSAKVDSVLQQDVLYAGQQAELKIHVYGGASAQEIDNIDVKLCCRYIAEVAQDSGDRESQLLRRVAQTHVLAKWTLPYAFTIQPGEERVFDVSLAIPCNTPITLGDARVWLETGLDVAMAVDPTDKDSLTVRPDALMDGIFTALEEKGLRIRQVECEAAEGFELPFVQEFEFVPTAGPYHGRWRELEMVAYRKDDGLSLWFEVDRLREGGKGMLASLLGAGKLKRELTIPLDVSGQEAGARVVQFLEQST encoded by the coding sequence ATGTCATTTTTCAAAAAAACGTTGGCCAGTTTTGGTATCGGCAGTGCCAAAGTGGATTCCGTGTTGCAGCAGGATGTGTTGTACGCCGGCCAGCAGGCAGAGCTCAAAATCCATGTCTATGGTGGAGCGAGCGCGCAGGAGATTGACAACATCGATGTGAAGCTTTGCTGCCGCTATATCGCCGAAGTCGCACAGGACAGTGGTGATCGAGAAAGCCAGTTGTTGCGGCGCGTCGCTCAGACGCATGTGTTGGCCAAGTGGACGTTGCCCTATGCGTTTACCATCCAGCCAGGTGAAGAGCGGGTTTTTGATGTGAGCTTGGCGATTCCGTGCAACACGCCGATCACCTTAGGCGATGCGCGTGTTTGGCTGGAAACGGGATTGGATGTGGCGATGGCGGTCGATCCCACAGATAAAGACAGTTTGACCGTGCGACCGGATGCGTTGATGGATGGCATTTTCACTGCGTTGGAAGAGAAAGGGCTGCGTATTCGCCAGGTGGAATGCGAAGCGGCTGAGGGGTTTGAGTTGCCCTTTGTGCAAGAATTTGAGTTTGTTCCAACCGCAGGCCCTTATCACGGGCGTTGGCGTGAGTTGGAAATGGTGGCCTATCGTAAGGATGATGGGTTGAGCTTATGGTTTGAAGTGGATCGCCTGCGCGAAGGTGGAAAAGGCATGCTAGCCAGCCTGCTTGGTGCAGGAAAACTGAAGCGTGAGTTGACGATTCCCCTTGATGTGAGTGGTCAAGAAGCTGGTGCGCGAGTGGTGCAGTTTTTGGAACAAAGCACGTAA
- a CDS encoding DUF3157 family protein, producing the protein MKLWITALMLLSGASYAGQVITLPDGRQAELNDDFTWRYLLPEQSEKTPPPMQLRKPLLAGVPITPGNGKPVLQLSHSGVDVILRAAEYQDGELLIPLSVANQSTQSVITVAVELTITDLDGEILYHDNVIVWQSIKRLAETYLRPQQLAQGKTIKITLPPHAQYQLQANIVQIESR; encoded by the coding sequence ATGAAACTGTGGATAACGGCCTTGATGCTACTAAGTGGCGCCAGCTATGCCGGGCAAGTGATTACCCTGCCCGATGGGCGGCAAGCCGAGCTAAATGATGATTTTACTTGGCGCTATCTGCTACCAGAACAGAGCGAGAAAACTCCGCCACCAATGCAGCTGCGTAAACCGCTACTGGCTGGTGTACCTATCACCCCCGGTAATGGCAAACCCGTGCTGCAACTTTCGCACTCTGGTGTGGATGTGATCCTGCGTGCGGCAGAGTATCAAGACGGCGAGTTGCTCATTCCGCTCTCCGTCGCCAATCAGAGCACGCAATCGGTGATCACTGTCGCCGTCGAGCTGACGATCACTGACTTAGATGGAGAAATTCTCTATCACGACAACGTCATCGTTTGGCAATCGATCAAGCGTTTAGCTGAAACCTATTTGCGCCCACAACAGTTAGCGCAAGGCAAAACGATAAAAATCACTCTGCCACCGCATGCTCAGTATCAGCTACAAGCCAATATCGTGCAGATAGAAAGCCGTTAA
- a CDS encoding TrkH family potassium uptake protein, with amino-acid sequence MVNFRPVLFVIGLVLSKIALFMYVPTLVAFFTATGGFLDFAQAVVITHIAAFICLSIGRTAHFKLSVRDMFLITSLVWTIASAFAALPFMFINHISFTDAYFETMSGITTTGSTVLSGLDNMAPSILLWRSILQWLGGVGFIVMAVAVLPMLNVGGMKLFQTESSDWSDKSSPRAKTVAKNIVAVYLILTVLCLAGYLLTGMNLFDAINHSFTTLSTGGYSTSDGSMNHFSKGAHWVATLFMFLGGLPFLLFVSALRKRRLDALFRDAQVKGFTFLFLGSSLVVATWLVLRNGYTIADALRVAMFNIVSVVTTTGFGLEDFTAWGALPTTLFAFLMMAGACSGSTSGGIKVFRFQIAMTLLNKQIMKLIHPSGIFVQRYNHRPVNDDIVRSVVAFGLMFFITIIAIAAGLSAMGLDPVTSISGSITAVANVGPGMGDVIGPTGNFAPLPDAAKWLLSLGMLMGRLEILTLLVLFFPAFWRR; translated from the coding sequence ATGGTTAACTTTCGTCCCGTACTGTTTGTGATTGGGCTGGTATTGTCCAAAATCGCCCTATTTATGTACGTTCCGACGCTAGTGGCGTTTTTTACCGCAACCGGCGGCTTTCTCGATTTCGCCCAAGCGGTGGTGATTACGCATATCGCGGCGTTTATCTGTTTAAGCATTGGTCGCACCGCGCACTTTAAACTCAGCGTGCGCGATATGTTCCTCATCACCAGTTTGGTGTGGACCATAGCCAGTGCGTTTGCCGCGTTGCCTTTCATGTTCATCAACCACATCAGCTTTACCGATGCCTACTTTGAAACCATGTCCGGCATCACCACCACAGGCTCGACCGTGCTCAGTGGTTTGGACAACATGGCACCGAGCATCTTATTGTGGCGTTCGATTTTGCAGTGGCTCGGCGGAGTGGGCTTTATCGTTATGGCGGTAGCGGTTTTGCCGATGCTCAACGTCGGAGGGATGAAGTTGTTCCAAACCGAATCTTCCGATTGGTCGGACAAAAGCAGCCCTAGAGCAAAAACCGTGGCCAAAAATATTGTGGCGGTCTATCTAATCCTCACTGTGCTTTGTCTCGCGGGTTATTTGCTGACCGGGATGAACCTGTTTGACGCCATCAACCACTCCTTCACCACCTTATCAACTGGTGGCTACTCCACTTCCGACGGCTCGATGAACCATTTTTCCAAAGGGGCACATTGGGTTGCAACTCTGTTTATGTTTTTGGGTGGCTTGCCTTTTCTGCTGTTTGTCTCGGCGCTGCGTAAACGACGTCTAGACGCGCTGTTTCGCGACGCACAAGTGAAAGGCTTTACCTTTTTGTTTCTCGGCTCAAGCCTGGTGGTCGCGACTTGGTTAGTTCTGCGTAACGGTTATACCATCGCTGATGCGCTGCGGGTGGCGATGTTTAATATTGTCTCTGTGGTCACCACCACCGGGTTTGGCTTGGAAGATTTCACCGCGTGGGGCGCTTTGCCAACCACGTTATTTGCCTTTTTGATGATGGCCGGAGCCTGCTCTGGATCGACCTCAGGCGGGATTAAAGTCTTCCGCTTTCAGATAGCGATGACGCTGCTCAATAAGCAGATCATGAAACTCATCCACCCTTCGGGAATTTTCGTGCAGCGCTACAACCATCGCCCAGTCAATGACGACATTGTGCGATCCGTGGTGGCTTTTGGTCTGATGTTTTTTATCACCATCATCGCCATCGCTGCTGGTTTGAGTGCCATGGGGCTGGATCCTGTCACCAGCATTTCGGGTTCAATCACCGCCGTGGCGAACGTCGGCCCGGGAATGGGCGATGTGATTGGCCCAACAGGCAATTTTGCTCCTCTGCCGGATGCTGCCAAGTGGTTACTTAGCCTAGGTATGTTGATGGGACGGTTAGAAATTTTGACCTTGTTGGTGTTATTCTTCCCCGCCTTTTGGCGACGTTAA